Sequence from the Euzebya rosea genome:
TGCTCCTGATCTCCAGCGTCGGAGGCAACTACCGGCGTCCCACACGCGATGCTCTCGTAGAGCTTCATTGCACTACCGGCTCGAGTCGTCCGGGTGTTGGGGCTGAGTCCCGCGAGAGCGCCAGCGAGCACACCGGCGACGTCGGCAAGGGGGATGACGCCCAGCCACAGGGCAGGTCCCCGATCAATTTGGTGGCTCATTGCTCCCTCTCCGGCGACCACCAGCTCGACACCCTCAGGCCAAGCCTCGTCCTGACGCGCACGCACCATCACATCAACCCCTTGCCACGGCGCGAGGGCCCCGCAGAAGGCGACGTACCGATGGGGAAGGGCGAGGCCCGTCTTGGCGTCGGGGTGGAAGATCTCGAGGTCCGCTGCGTTGTCGACGACCGTCACAGGGGTCCTTGGAGCTTGCCCCTGGACCCACCCAGCCAGTCCCTTGCTTACCACGACGATTCCTTCTGCCCGGCGCATGGCCGTCCGGTCCGCGATGCGGAGCAGGGAGCCGATCCGTCGCATCGAGGGGTAGACGGCCAGTAGGTCATCCGTGGCACCGTTGACTTCGAGGACCACCAGCGGTCGGAACCGCCTCGGTATCAGGGTCAGGACAGCAGCGACCGGATGGGCCCGGACGTACCACAGGTCGGCGTCTCTCGCTGCCCAGGCGCCTCGGAGAAGGGCTGCGTACCGGCCGAGCTTTCCCTTTTCCGAGGCCCCTGCGAGAAGGGTTCCCATCCAGCCCAACCCACACAGCGCCCTGAAGACGCCCGAGACATGAGAGGACGCCGCCTGCCCTTCAGTACTGCTGTGAAAGCTGATCGAAACGAAGGTCACGTGCCTTGCCGGTCGGAGGGAGGGCTGTTTGGCAACCCTATACTGCGCCGAAGAGCGGGGCCCAGCACGCGGGTCGGGCCCGAAGTCGGCGGAGAAGGCGCGGTCGTGTCCACCACAGTCCTGTACGTGTGTCATAACCATCCCGAGCTGCGTCCGGGGGGTGCGGAGGCCTACGCGCTCGAGCTGTACAAGGCGATGCGAGAGCAGGATGACGTGGCCCCCATCTTCCTCGCGCGCGGTGGCCCGCCGCTCGCGCGAAGCGGACGCATCCATCCGGATCGACAGATCGGGCCCGCTGGAGACGACGACGGTCAGTACTACTTCTACGGTGAGGGCTACCGCTTCGACGACTTCATCGGGTCGATGTCGGACAAGCGCTTCTACTCCGAGCACTTCAGGAGATTCCTCCAAGCAACGACGCCGGACGTCGTCCACTTCCAGCACACCTGGATGCTTGGCTTCGACATGATCCGTGAGGTTCGTCGGACTCTCCCGGACGCGGTCATCCTCTACACCTTGCACGAGTTCCTGCCCATCTGCTACCGCAACGGTCAGATGGTGCGGACGTTCGACGACTCGAATTGCTCCGAGGCCTCGCCTCGGCGGTGTCACGAGTGTTTCCCGCACATCAAGCCGCAGGAGTTCTTCCTGCGCAAGAACCTGATCCTGAGCCATTTGTCGCTCGTCGATCGGTTCATCGCCCCAAGCCGGTTCCTGAGGGACCGCTATGTCCAGTGGGGCCTGTCCGAGGAGCGGGTTGTCGTCGAGGACTACGGACGGTCAAAGCCCCGCGCGGTGGCGAATACGCACAACCGATCCGCCCGGAACCGCATCGGATTCTTCGGCCAACTCACTGAGTTCAAGGGGGCTGACGTCCTTCTCGAGGCCATGCTGCACCTGGAGGAGGACCCCGACCTGCTGCCTCGCGAGGCTGCCATGCCCCAGCTCAGGGTCCACGGCGCAAATCTGGACCTGCAGAGGAAGGAGTACCGCGAGAAGGTCGAGGATCTCTGCGAACGGACCTCCGAGACGGTCAGGATGATGGGCCGCTACTCGCACGACAGCTTGCCCGCGCTCATGGAGCAGGTGGACTGGGTAGTCGTCCCGTCGGTCTGGTGGGAGAACTCACCGCTCGTCATCCAAGAAGCGTTCATCCATGGACGCCCCGTTATCTGTAGCAACATCGGTGGCATGGCCGAAAAGGTCACCGATGGTGTGGACGGGCTGCACTTCGCGGTCGGTGACCCCCTGGACCTTGCTCGTGTGCTGGCTCGCGCGGTCAGCACGGAAGGCCTTTGGGATCAGCTGCACGCGGCCATCCCCGGGATCTACGA
This genomic interval carries:
- a CDS encoding glycosyltransferase family 4 protein; this translates as MSTTVLYVCHNHPELRPGGAEAYALELYKAMREQDDVAPIFLARGGPPLARSGRIHPDRQIGPAGDDDGQYYFYGEGYRFDDFIGSMSDKRFYSEHFRRFLQATTPDVVHFQHTWMLGFDMIREVRRTLPDAVILYTLHEFLPICYRNGQMVRTFDDSNCSEASPRRCHECFPHIKPQEFFLRKNLILSHLSLVDRFIAPSRFLRDRYVQWGLSEERVVVEDYGRSKPRAVANTHNRSARNRIGFFGQLTEFKGADVLLEAMLHLEEDPDLLPREAAMPQLRVHGANLDLQRKEYREKVEDLCERTSETVRMMGRYSHDSLPALMEQVDWVVVPSVWWENSPLVIQEAFIHGRPVICSNIGGMAEKVTDGVDGLHFAVGDPLDLARVLARAVSTEGLWDQLHAAIPGIYDMTTHVKVLAEMYQELMAE
- a CDS encoding glycosyltransferase family 4 protein — translated: MGTLLAGASEKGKLGRYAALLRGAWAARDADLWYVRAHPVAAVLTLIPRRFRPLVVLEVNGATDDLLAVYPSMRRIGSLLRIADRTAMRRAEGIVVVSKGLAGWVQGQAPRTPVTVVDNAADLEIFHPDAKTGLALPHRYVAFCGALAPWQGVDVMVRARQDEAWPEGVELVVAGEGAMSHQIDRGPALWLGVIPLADVAGVLAGALAGLSPNTRTTRAGSAMKLYESIACGTPVVASDAGDQEHIVTKGGLGLTYAANSPRELAKAVATLDASPDLRSRMVQAAVQQRLAHGWSARASRIAEFVESLP